In Leptospira bouyouniensis, the following proteins share a genomic window:
- a CDS encoding M50 family metallopeptidase: MMAEKPVKFVIFLSLILSLVAFWDHQFTSYLKEFVVLIHEICHATAALFSGGVVKGIALHGNEGGETIAVPASFRGSFILVVSAGYIGSSLVGAFLLRLGFQGHHARQTMILFGLFLISVSVLYSKLGDLAYFTGIFWGVGILVVGMLGETASILSLVFLGTSISLYSLYDLSDFADRITETDAGILAFWMAGLGPEDLQNQEIPTVVLILGYLIATLWSLLSIGIIFMSLRTSLSHDEVHQATDPMEQFERFPGELSPEAKLWLEKRGVDPESGIVLPPNFFLDPPSKDKQG, translated from the coding sequence ATGATGGCAGAAAAACCGGTTAAGTTTGTCATTTTTTTATCTCTCATCTTGAGTTTAGTAGCTTTTTGGGACCACCAATTCACTTCCTACTTAAAAGAATTTGTGGTATTGATCCATGAAATTTGCCATGCAACCGCGGCTTTGTTTAGTGGAGGAGTGGTAAAAGGAATCGCCCTTCATGGCAATGAAGGAGGAGAAACAATTGCTGTGCCTGCTTCCTTTCGCGGCTCTTTCATTTTGGTTGTCTCAGCAGGATACATTGGATCTTCGCTTGTTGGAGCTTTTTTATTACGGTTAGGATTCCAAGGACATCATGCTCGCCAAACAATGATATTATTTGGTTTGTTTCTTATTTCTGTGAGTGTGCTGTATTCCAAATTAGGTGATTTGGCCTATTTTACAGGTATTTTTTGGGGTGTTGGAATCCTTGTTGTAGGAATGTTAGGTGAGACTGCATCCATTCTCTCACTTGTTTTTTTGGGAACCAGTATCTCATTGTATTCATTATATGATTTATCAGATTTTGCAGATCGAATCACGGAAACTGATGCTGGTATTCTCGCATTTTGGATGGCAGGTCTTGGACCAGAAGATTTACAAAACCAAGAAATTCCAACAGTTGTCCTTATCCTCGGTTATTTAATCGCCACCCTTTGGTCCCTCTTAAGCATAGGCATCATTTTTATGTCCCTACGAACTTCACTTTCCCATGATGAAGTCCACCAGGCAACCGATCCTATGGAACAATTTGAACGATTCCCTGGAGAACTCTCCCCCGAAGCCAAACTTTGGTTGGAAAAACGTGGAGTAGATCCAGAAAGTGGGATCGTTTTACCACCAAATTTCTTCCTTGATCCACCTTCTAAAGACAAACAAGGTTAG
- a CDS encoding SpoIIE family protein phosphatase: MRELAITILSSLLFFLILFFSFIGVQNSSKRLPFYYFPSGLIVNIGEENKTHWGNSIVLSDLEIFESIQDLTISDTYRLKIQKSNGEIYEEDFKLRNVHKTDVLGVFFSDLFLAFFSLAIAVYFYYSTRDALIFGFFFNFGLIILSNVFVLAFKNSIFLFILTLYLGSFLQYHLIYRLRGKEINSKWLLPQVLISFIMAMIASQERYDMILIERIAIIAHAITVLFGSINIIANIFELIRSKPQEEALLKRLVLVFSIVLYVALPTSILFFDGYPWFYVHRSFFIFTYLLFILSFFYGTYRYTFVPSFVIFTPSIVTLILVAIILGTYIGSIFVLDYILPIRYLKDRWVFNFIFLFLVTAYLIPLKLKVKELFDYWFFEKNPKLSAGINKITALLSSPLSMRKTILTINKTVKETVNVSNLIILIPGDQFANTDLRNIDFMRISPQSEIWNYFKSTDRVTVTSHLEYGIGLRETLYNFLKGLQIQLAFPAYDSSSNKKNIQAMILIGEKLDKKYFSIGELKFINEVVKISGMLLENYSLLEDEIQKRKIVRDIQTASIVDNTLRLILPSEVKGIDYGYISKPAVGISGDYLDIIPVSNTKMIVLLGDVAGHGLGTGFLVSAIKGIVREQLRNGTSLEGLFREINSFFRARYKGNEFMTLLGGIFDSTENVFKYVNAGHLSLIEMRADGQIKLHSKTQRVLGILETDYHVQELKLLPGTKLFLYSDGISEAFSERDEIFGEDTLIDFLHYNADKTVKEIPPLLDLRMTQFRGNREQSDDITFIGLSFTPN; the protein is encoded by the coding sequence ATGAGAGAACTAGCGATTACAATCCTTTCATCTCTTCTATTTTTTCTGATTTTATTTTTTTCCTTTATTGGAGTTCAAAATAGCTCCAAGAGACTTCCATTTTATTATTTCCCCTCAGGTTTGATCGTCAATATTGGTGAAGAAAACAAAACCCATTGGGGAAATTCTATTGTTCTTTCTGACTTAGAAATCTTTGAATCCATACAAGACCTTACAATTTCAGATACATATCGACTCAAAATCCAAAAATCTAATGGAGAAATATACGAAGAAGATTTTAAACTGAGAAATGTTCACAAAACAGATGTTTTGGGAGTATTTTTTTCCGATTTATTTTTAGCCTTTTTTAGTTTAGCGATAGCAGTATACTTTTACTATTCAACAAGAGATGCCTTAATCTTTGGTTTTTTCTTTAATTTTGGATTAATCATTCTTTCAAATGTTTTTGTTTTAGCATTTAAAAATTCGATTTTTCTTTTTATCTTAACCTTGTATTTGGGGAGTTTTCTACAATACCATTTGATCTATCGACTACGAGGAAAAGAAATTAATTCAAAATGGTTATTACCCCAAGTTTTGATATCCTTTATCATGGCGATGATCGCTTCTCAAGAAAGATACGATATGATTTTAATAGAACGTATTGCCATCATAGCACATGCGATCACGGTTTTATTTGGATCTATTAATATTATTGCAAATATATTTGAGTTAATACGGTCAAAACCACAAGAAGAAGCTCTGTTAAAAAGGTTGGTATTGGTTTTTTCCATTGTTCTTTATGTGGCATTGCCAACGAGTATTTTATTCTTTGATGGTTATCCTTGGTTTTATGTGCACCGATCTTTTTTTATTTTTACTTATTTATTGTTTATCTTAAGTTTTTTTTACGGAACCTACCGTTATACCTTTGTTCCATCTTTTGTGATTTTTACTCCAAGTATTGTCACTTTGATTTTGGTAGCCATCATATTAGGAACTTACATTGGTTCTATTTTTGTATTAGATTATATCTTACCCATTCGTTATCTCAAAGATCGATGGGTTTTTAATTTTATCTTTTTGTTTTTGGTGACTGCTTATTTAATTCCATTAAAGTTAAAGGTAAAAGAACTTTTTGATTATTGGTTTTTTGAAAAAAATCCAAAACTAAGTGCAGGCATCAATAAAATTACTGCTCTTTTGTCTTCACCTCTTTCGATGAGAAAAACAATTCTCACAATCAATAAAACAGTGAAGGAAACTGTAAATGTTTCCAATTTAATCATCCTAATTCCTGGTGACCAATTTGCAAATACGGATCTAAGAAATATCGATTTTATGCGAATCTCTCCACAGTCTGAAATTTGGAATTATTTCAAGAGTACGGACAGAGTTACAGTCACATCACATTTAGAATATGGAATTGGTCTTAGAGAAACTCTTTATAATTTTCTAAAAGGTCTACAAATCCAACTAGCATTCCCTGCCTATGATTCATCTTCTAATAAAAAAAATATCCAAGCGATGATACTGATTGGAGAAAAGTTAGATAAAAAATATTTTTCCATCGGTGAATTAAAGTTCATTAACGAAGTTGTTAAAATCTCAGGAATGTTACTTGAAAACTATAGTTTACTCGAAGATGAGATTCAAAAACGTAAAATTGTCAGGGACATCCAAACTGCATCGATTGTTGATAATACGTTACGTTTAATCTTACCAAGTGAAGTCAAAGGTATCGATTATGGTTACATTTCGAAACCAGCAGTTGGTATTTCAGGTGACTATCTTGATATCATACCAGTCTCAAATACAAAAATGATCGTTTTGTTAGGTGATGTAGCAGGACATGGATTAGGCACTGGATTTTTAGTAAGCGCGATTAAAGGAATTGTAAGAGAACAATTGCGAAATGGAACTTCTCTCGAAGGTTTATTCAGAGAGATCAATTCCTTCTTTCGCGCTAGATACAAAGGTAATGAATTTATGACATTACTCGGCGGGATTTTTGATTCCACTGAAAATGTTTTTAAGTATGTCAACGCCGGCCATCTTTCACTGATTGAGATGCGAGCTGATGGCCAAATCAAATTACATTCTAAAACCCAACGTGTTCTTGGAATCTTAGAAACAGATTACCATGTTCAGGAATTAAAATTATTACCTGGAACAAAACTATTTTTATATTCCGATGGGATCTCAGAAGCCTTTAGTGAACGAGATGAAATCTTCGGTGAGGATACTCTCATCGATTTTTTACACTACAATGCAGACAAAACCGTCAAAGAAATTCCTCCCCTTCTAGATCTTCGCATGACCCAATTCAGAGGAAATCGAGAACAATCAGACGATATTACATTTATTGGTCTTTCTTTTACTCCAAATTAG